AAAATTCACTGATATATTATACAAGGCTTCTGGTCATGTCACATGTGGCGACAACAACAAGGGAAGGATAATTGGCATAGGTAAAATAAAAGGATATTCTTTAAACAGCAAGGCATACTGGGTATACAACAAGAGAACTATGAATGTGGAGGAATCTATTCATGTTGCATTTGATGAGTTTATCATGGATTCAAGCCATTCTAAACAATTCAGGAACAATGTTGAAGAAGACgagaacaaaaataatgaagaagatCCTGAAGAAATTACTGAGAAAGAAGTTGAAACAGAGCAAGTCGAATCTCCTAAGGTTGAGTCGATTAAGACTTGGAAGGTACCATAGAATGTGTCAATAGAAAACGTTATTGGTGAAATGTCAGGAGGTGTATCGACAAGGAGACAATTGAACCAGTACTGCATGAACGTTGCTTTTGTATCCAAAATGGAGCCAAAAAAGGTTGAAGAAGCATTGAGTGACGAAAATTGGATAGTTGCCATGCAAGAGAAACTTAATCAGTTCACAAAGAATAATGTGTGGGAATTAATGCCTAGAAAACCTGAGTTACAAGTTATAGGTACAAAATGGGTCTTCCAGAATAAGATGGATGATTCTGGTGAAATCATAAAGAACAAGGCAAGGCTAGTAGCAAAAGGCTACTGTCAGGAAGAATGAAtcgactatgatgaaacatatgcacctGTAGCCAGACTAAAAGCTATCAGAATACTTTTAGCTATTGCATCTACAATGAAATTTAAgttgtatcaaatggatgttaagaGTGCCTTTCTGAATGGTTATATCAAGTAAGAGGTATAGGTTGAGCAGCCACCtggatttgaagattttgaatatcctgatcatgtttacaagcTGAAAAAGGCCTTATATGGATTAAAGCAAGCTCCAAGATCATGGTATGAAAGGTTAAGTGAATTTCTTATGAAGAAAGGATACTCAAGGGGAAAGGTTGATTCTACTCTTTTCATAAAAACCTCAAATAATGATAAACTGTATGTACAAATTTAcgttgatgacattatttttggttcaactaatCCTATGTTGTGCAAATAGTTTTCGAAAGTCATGCAGGAAgagtttgaaatgtctatgatgggagaATTGACATATTTCCTAGGACTACAAGTGAAGCAAACCACAGATGGGATATTCATCCACCAATCTAAGTACTGCAATTAtcttttgaaaagatttaagatGACAAAATGCAAAGATGTTGCTACACCAATGGCAACTAACTGTTACTTGGATCTAGATGAAGCTGGAAAAAATGTAGATCAAAGAATGTTTCGAGGTATGATCGGTTCACTACTTTATCTTACTGCTAGTAGGCCTGACATAATGCATAGTGTCTGTCTATGTGCTAGATTTCAATCTgctcctaaagaatcacatcttattgttgttaaaagaattttgaaatacctCAAAGGTACAAAAAATCATGGACTATGGTATCCAAATGGATCAAATCTTTTTCTAAACGGATATAGTGATTTTGACTTTGGGGGTTGTAAGTTAGATAGGAAAAGCACTAGTGGCACATGTCATTTGCTTGGTTCATCTCTGATTTCTTGGAATTCAGAGAAACAAGCTTGTGCGGCTTTATCTACCACATAAGCTGAGTACATAGCTACTGCAAGTTCTTGTgcacaatctctttggataaagagtcaaTTAGAGGACTATGGCATTAAGATAGAAAGTATTCCTTTGAAATGTGACAGTACTAGCGCTATAAACTTAACTAAGAATCTGATCTTGCATTCgaaaactaagcacattgaaataagacatcattttattagagatcATATAAATAAGGGAGAAATGAAAATAGAGTATGTTGATACATTGTATCAGTGGGCtgatatctttacaaaaccattgaacaaagaaagattttttacaATCAGAAATGAACTAGGAATTCTTAATGATTGTAATGTAAAATGATTAACTTCACTGTGTTATGGATGAAGTCAATTGTGCTATAACTGTCATGCATTTTCTTACATTGACTTCAgatatgatgaaatattattcttgcataaccactatacttgatctagaaaaggttgttgaaaggttttgcaggaaggacattgctttggatatatacaattggaattcaacatttgagaaAGCAATGCATTCTGAAGGTACCATCGaggtatggtttgaagagtatagcgcagcggaattaaacttTGAGTAAGCGACAAGCGTGTTCGGTTacctttttaaaacaagttgactgaggagcctgtgtATTGAGTGTTTGTTATAACTggtttaatacagtcgactctattagtaggtcaTTCAACTGAGACTGATAGgaaagctataaatagaaacagaacacgatttgttctaagactttgtgatctaacattttcattgtcctgtttcagagaaagctctcagtttcaaACACTCCaggaattctccaagaagatggtggtgatctttcttgagcgagattcagattgaggagtcaattgcgcttactgtttaatcaacatttgcacaaagaaggtgcttctgatttgatcttgaaggcttggcatcttgtgaagactggtGCATTTGACTgtaggcttgacaacctgtgaagtgtgttgtgataggcttggcaacctgtgaagcatgttgtgataggcttcgcatcctgtgaagagtgctggtgacacgttgaggattgttcaatgTGGGTGCATATTACAGGAGAGAGGATTCTTGCTGTAATTCTAGTttttgtgtgcaactatatttggctgtgggttagagaggagaattatatttttgggtggtgcttctataaatgccttgttgtaaaaaccgcaacgattataatgcatttgcttccaaggttggaaggacagtggatgtaggcattgttggtcgaaccagtataaaaattagtgtttgatttttctatccctgcactcttttcattcagtcgactatatttgtctagcagtcaactacgtttttccgttgcattacatttttcaataacttgcatttcaaggaaagatcaaaagctttgaactttcataccaagattgcgaaaagattttaaatttgaactaacaccaattcacccccctcttggtgtaaaacgaagccaacctgtttcctaacagtttatatattactttataacgatctggtacacttgccaggggcttaataCTCTTCACTaattgtatcctgcatacacaagaaaaaaaaccctagaaagaaaTCGTTagaacaaaatagaaaacatcaagtcaaagttaatcaatattcacactactagaatagttaaaccacgaatCCCtgacaacaaaacaaaaaacttgtttagactccggcaagtgtaccgaatcgtatcaagtaaaaTAAACAGTAAGatcgagtatcgtttccctagagagtCATTAGCCTAGacattcatgtgatttgttgattatttaagatatgaataacgaaaattggtgtttataatgcaaaaacgaaaattaaacatgcatgcaaagattgatcCATTGAACAAAGAAAATAGTAGGTGAAtaatatggatgaattatgttgttggagttctgacttatcctaatccattctcatgtatttacaaattttacttcttcattaatgttaatgccactttctaatttaccctaaacccgatgtctcgatgaagagagtctactcctaattactagtttacaatgtcttgtctccctagcaattgatcatggaTTACATTCGCAGAAAAGCTTAAGgaaatcggtcctcctatccctatgtctaggtaatatttctcctgagagaattccctcatgtgtAGATTTCGTCATATGTGTCCATATTGATGAATCAaagatcatgctattgaatgaattaaacaaagcatgcatagagaataaaggaaaaactctaacaattaatgaactAAAGCATATAGATTAACAAAACAATTCAATACAtcagagtttcaaaggattacatcatttccccaacaacaatggaggtttagttcaccatcaACATGGTGAAACTggatggaaagaatgaaaagataaaccctaggaTTTGTAGATTGGATCAAAATTCCGCATCCAAGTgttgaaaagtgtgtttctgcgtCTCCTTCTACCAAAAGATACACCCTCTAGGTTgacaaaatcaatatatagttcaatcagaaaatttgggcaaaatcatttaTGCTTCATAGCAATTATTCAGAAGAAAACTCTAAAACCCAATTCTCACACAGGTAGACTCACAAGTCCCAAAATTCAGAAAACACCCTGCTTagtatctcaatcaaattttaccTCAAGCACCTGTTTCATACATTGTGAGCCCTCACCTGTATATTatcacatcatgcatcatcccaacatcaatcaatataccAGAATCTCACAAAGCAATACTCATCACAATTCACAACACAGTTGAATCAGAGCAGTTCAAATCATTCAAGCAGAGTACAATATAACCACGAAAACAATTCATAAGGAAAAGTTCAGAAAACTGTGTTGCCTCCTAGTAAGCGCtgctttaacgtcactagcttgacccaatctTCATTATCACAACATCCATCAGCAGATGCTAATATTTCTTATCTGCATTggcatccctcagtagacacCAACCTTTGTCATCTTCAtcggcatccatcagtagatgcctaatcacctAACTTCCATCAGTAAATGTCTAGTTACCGTCCTCTTCTAGtgtagcatccatcagtaaatgttgtcatTCATCCTCCTCATTATAGCAACATCCATCACTAGATGTTGTgtaagcatccatcagtagatgcggTCATTACTGCCATCAAAAGCAGCATATAAGCTAAAATaaactcaaacacacaaaaacaaaatcaaattcaaaccatacaactaaattaaaaagaaaataaaataaaataaaacaaataaataaaataaaataaaataaaacaaaataaaagataaaaaaattcaaaaactgaATTATTTCCCAACAAGCGTTTCTTTACCATCACTAACTTGACCCATTGCGGTTCACATCATTCtctagattattttaatttaacattttttgttcATACAACAATTTATAGAATGACTTCAATGGAAAGGTTTAAAATGAAGtaattattagataataaatgtattaaaattattaaaattattttaaagatattaaaattaattttctctcGTGTCTTCGTTAAGGGCATTAttgttatttgaataaattaaaaaaaattgacatttttgttGTCTAAAAATTACTTTCGCAAGACTTAACTTGCCATAAAAACATATCTTAGaggcatttttgtttttattacatgaatacataaaaaagaaagagaagagaaaatattaattccTCTCATAGTATTTTCCAATAGAGATAAATTCTTGAAACCTTCTACTACTGAATTATAATTCCAAATTACAACTGCCTGCAATTTTTCTAGGATTGAGCCATGAACACCGATTGCACGCTATCTGATTGATAAGATGTGAATTAAATTTTTCACTAAATAGTTACAAATTGTGCTGAAATTGAATTTTACTACATCGCTTGTGCTTATGTTCAAAACTGTTTATTGAAGAATTGAAATGTACCTCCACTCGATCTGTTTGATTAAATGCTTCAAACAATTTAGCATTAATTACTCAATGATCAGTAAAGCACCGACAATGAGTAATTTCAACAAACTGTTTTTCCAGCGACGCCGAAATTGAATCACAGAAGCTGCCACCCCCTATTCAATTTGTTTGCCTGCTCGGAATCAATAAATTCCAGAAATTTCAGCACGCTCCAAACCAGTTTTCGCTGATAGCTACTTCATGCAATAAGTGAGATAAACCTAAATTAAAAAGGGTGTTTTAGTAATGTAGtaggagtttttattttttcaaagtcGCGTTTTCTATTTcctctgttttattttttcataactGTAACTTTTAACTAGTTCCACCTATGTAAACGGGCCAAGGCCTTTGACGACTATTTAATAGTCTTTTACGATCATtggaaagtaaaaaaaatttacagtgcaaaatatatatatatatatatatatatatatatatatatatatatatatatatatatatatatatatattttcattaagtgTCTGGAGTAGTTTTTATTCAACAAAGTGGTATCATAATTCTATGCTATAGAAAAGGGTGAGAGTTACTAGGAAAGTAGTGAGTGTTAGAGTGTTAGAGTGTTTAGGGAGCATAAATGatagtaaatgaaataaacgGCCACAACTAACCAAAAAACAAATTACGATAATTGATACATATAAATGAAGGTGTTCCTAAGAAATCAAGATGAATAAAATATGGTAGAAGACAAATACGAGAAATCCGAAGAGGGCAAACACATGACAATAGAATAAGCCATTGCGTTGAAGAGAACGCGTATGAGAGATAGGTCAacgttatattttttatacaatccAGTTGACGAATTATCTTGAGATCTCTGACGTATGACTTTGAGAGTATTATGGTCACcattgaagaaagaaaggatTTGACCACTCTTTTAGTGGATGAGTTAGTTGGATCATTAAAAGCCCACACAAATtggggaagaagaagaactagGACCCTCTTGACTAGAAGCATAACTTGACTTGAAAGAAACTCATATTACTCAGAGCAGAGGTCCTGGAGGGAAGGACGAGGTGGTCGAGGATGAGGTGGCCAAGGATGAGATGGACGTGGCGGTAGCCAAGAAAGTGCTCGAGAAGGTTGGTCTAAGTTAGAAGTGGATTGTTTCAAGTACTAACACTATACAAATGAGTGTAGATCGGGTAAATGCTACAACTATGGCAAGGCCAGTCACATTGCAAAGTATTGCcaagttaagaaaaaaagggGACAAAAATCTCCTTACTAAAgatgatgagaaagaaataTGAATTTTTCTAATGGCAAAGAGCCTTGATGATGTGTTGTTGAGCTATGGAGAGCATAAACCGAGCTTTGGAGACTCTAGGCCGAGCTCTAGCTAGCTTAGGTCAGGTAAGGCCGAGATGTCGAGTTGGAGGTCGGACGTCGACCAGTTGAGGTGGAGATCGAGCGTAGTGAAGAGAAGACCAGATGTTGACCTCGGTCTGAGCTATGCTTAGTTGTTTCTGGGGGGTGCTAAGCTGGATAGTGCCAAGCCAGATGATGCTGAGCTATATTTGGGCAAGATATCGAAAGCTAAGCACAAGGGCAACTCGAAAAGGTTGACGATTAGTAAAAAGAGGACAGCCACACAACTAAGTAGTGCGGAGAGCCCGAAAACATACATGGAGAGTTTGGTTTTATGTGTGTAAAGCCCATCAGTGGTCATGGAGAGCCCATCAATGCCCATGGAGAGCTCAAAAGTTTTGGTAGAGAGCTAGAAGAGCAAAGCTTATTAAGTGATGAGATGAACTCAACAACGCAACTGAGTGGCATAGTGAGCTCAATAAAGGAGACAAGTAGCATGGAAAGGATAACATTATACAACTTAAACAAGTTGGCGACTGGAGATTAGAACTCTGCAAGGTGGATAAAAGTATATGCCATAGCTCGACTAGACAGTTAGATAACCCtgagaggaaaaaagaaacCTTGGGCAAAGCATTGAGGTGTTTTGGTAGCCCGGTGCAGAGCTTTATGAAGAGCATGGACAACCCAATGGAGAGGTCGGCCAAACTTATGCAAAAGTTGGCCGAGCACATGAAGAGGTTATCCATGCATGTGGAGAGCTCAACCAAACACATGGAGAAGTCGGGTAATCACCTGAAGAGCCCGACAATGAGAATGGAGAGAAAGTAGTCGAGTAGTgtagtgataacggttgaaaaacagttatttttatacttaaatttgacactaaTCACACCCTTTacgacttagaattagcttgaaatcatgcattttgcttaagttagagaataagagagtcaaagttggttttcttggttttatgcttggttttcccttcATTTTGTAGATTTATTGAATCTACTGATGGTTTTATGCTTGattttcccttgattttgtaggtttagagaataagagaataaaagCATCTATTAAAGGATACTATGTGATTAGGCATCCACTAATGAGTGTCACTGACAACATTTACTCATGAAagctgatgaagatgaaaaagattagcatttactgatgggTGCTAATGAGACAGATGTGCATCTACTAAAGGATGCTGGAGGATTattgggtcaggctcatgacgttaaacaagcgctacctaggaggcaacccagttttctaaacctatctttttaatttatgttttatttgcttctgtttttagaataggtgttgatgtacttggtttaaaacttatatcactagtacaaaaacagcgtataacgtcgaatatttttggTCTTTCACATCGAATTCGATAATGACGTTATAttaggagacgttaaattgacgtcgaatttaaaaTATTCGATGTTAATTtaatgtcgaattttgtcaatatacgacattatttaacgtcgaattttgtcaatatatgacGTTAAATgatgtcgaattttgtcaatatacgacgttaatcaattcattttatattttttaaataattgtgatCCTCTTTTACAGCTTTACGAGAcctaaaaaacagaaaaaacaacaattttcagtttttggtattttataaagcatgaactatgaacagtaatataggatcaatcaaagaacaataacaaacaacaaagaagttcaatcaaacatcaaacaataataacaaacaagttcaaccaaacaacaacaacatcaaacaacttcaacaaaaaaataacaaacaagttatcaacaaataagttcttcaaaacgaaaacgaaaacgaaaatgaaaactaagatcggttcatcggaataaagtgttgccaccactgagagagaaagcagaatgcgcctatgaaggacaagaacacaaaaataattggtgaaaacaaacgaaaatcatacctaaagtagttaattaacacgcatttgtatcaaatgaaagaaagattacatgtgatggtcatCAAACTTCGTTCaaaaaagtttgagcagagaaaAGGGTCATGCGCtgagataaagtgaatgaattttcaatctcccactcaattttttttttttttaattccaaccTTTTAACATCTAACATTGGttcattcgacgttttatattcttttacatcgaattacaattctaaacgacatttaataattgcatttatttacaaaaatgccaccggtcatttttaacattggcTATTGAGTGGTTCGACGTTAAACACTTGACGTTATAAGCTGTTTTTGCAATAGTGtatctgatgcaatgggttgatgatgatttgatgagtgtgcttgatgatgcttttatattgattgatgttgagatgatgtaTGAGATGTTatatacaggtggtggttcacaatatgtgtgaacagatgcatgatgatatgattatgattatgatacTCGGCAGGATGTGTATCTAGGTATTGGAACTAGGAATTAGCCTAAATGTGAGgttttcaaagttttttattgaatgatttctattactttgaaagcatgaattaCTTTGCctaggtttctatgattaaatcacttgcttgcttgtgtcatatgatcaaagccattttttattagccctttcttagccaatgcaaaatTTTCGTCCAAAAgcaaaaagagcacaatgtgttttaccctttttgaacctaagccttaaataGTATGTGAAAaccatttttgaaaatctttaccttgagttaatttgagaattattgtgtggcattgataaaggttcaagtttggggttgttgggaaaattgaaaaaaaaaaagataagcattgagctaatgtgttgagcagacatgaaaagatgaaaaagatagaaaagataaaatgaaagaaaaagataagctcaatgcaaaaaggggaaatttgggaatgagtgagattggttgtttagagagagtttgtgcttgaatgagAACTTtatgaatgactctcttaactcaaggatttagtgatctagaaaaaccaatttttctttttagccaACCATGTTACAAGCCAttaaaagtccttgtgatgataacttgcttgtgagtattattggttgtggttaaatgaaaggcaaagttaatttgtgttacattgtgatagtagagagaatgagtcacctcaatatacacctgtgtgcttgagtgaaatactttccttggtgaggagtagttccagttatacatgattgcatctgtgcttggTTGAGTGGTCACTCATAATAATAGCATCTGTTGAAatgattgtgattatgtgaacatcATACTGTGCTTAATTGAAGTAATGCATCTttacatcttgactgatatttttttGATGAGTTGaaagtgattacttgtcttagcagaaagagttttgaaaagtgtgttaatccattgtattgattgtttgaaatctgagttacattttgtttttcttgaggacaagcaaaattgtAAGTTAGGGGCtgtgataaaggttgaaaaaccattattttcatacttaaatttgacactaaacacaccctttatgacttagaattagcttgaacagaagttggttttcttagttttatgcttggttttcccttgattttgtaggtttattgaatgatttgaaagaagggttaaagtatcaaagagttgcagtgtagaaaagtcaaccagaatgcagaaaagtcaaccagtcaataagaaaagtcaatcagtcaaccaaaatgctgaaaagttgaccagagtgcagaaaaAGTAGCGATGGGCGGTGGACTCGAGACCAGATTTTCATTGTTTATCGCCTGGGCGCCACTGTTGGGGGGCATTCTAAGTGCCGCACCCACCGTCAGGCGGTGTGCTATTGGGCCTAagccaaaattttgttatttttctgtgctataaatagacccagacGAACATGAAGGGGTATCTTTTCACAAAAAGGACGCAGAAACACCCTTTTCACCCCTTAGAGGCTGATTTTAGATACGGGAGCTCtaatctatcaaatctagggtttatcttttcgttctttccattattttcatctagtttgaCCATGATTATGGTTaactaaacctccattattgttggggaattgatgtatttgaaactctcatatattgaattgttgctttattcatatgcttttattcatccattgttagagtttttcctccattatatttgcatgctttgttttagacattattcaatagcataatctttgattctatctatatggacacgtattggtaggtctagacatgaggaaaTTCTCTCGGtagaaatattacctagacataggaataggaggaccgattgcctttaagatTCTGtgtgaattatgtaatgcatgatcaattgctagggagacttgacatagtaaactagtaattaggagtggtctcttttcaccaagacattgggattagggtaaattagaaagtggcatcaacattaatgaaggagtagcattcttagatatatgagagtagataagatgaaatcataaaccccaacaacataattcattcatacatcattcacctgcattatcttttggtcaattgatcaaaacctttgcatgcatatttaattttcgtttttgcattataaaaccctaattttcgttattcaagtcttaaataatcaataaatgacatgaaagtctaggcctatgagtctttagggaaacgatactcggacttaccatttattattactttatacgattcggtacacttgccggactCTTAACATGTAGAGAGCTTGGCAGTGAGCTTGCCGAAGAGCTTGGACGACCAATGAGCACTGGAGAGCCTGTTAGGAAGCTCGGTCAACCAATTGGAGAGCCCGACTAGCCCAAGAGAGCAGGTAGGAACCTCAGGTAAGTCTGTGTGAAACATGGCTACCTGAATATAG
This genomic stretch from Vigna radiata var. radiata cultivar VC1973A chromosome 7, Vradiata_ver6, whole genome shotgun sequence harbors:
- the LOC106766179 gene encoding uncharacterized protein LOC106766179 yields the protein MEPKKVEEALSDENWIVAMQEKLNQFTKNNVWELMPRKPELQVIGTKWVFQNKMDDSGEIIKNKVEQPPGFEDFEYPDHVYKLKKALYGLKQAPRSWYERLSEFLMKKGYSRGKFSKVMQEEFEMSMMGELTYFLGLQVKQTTDGIFIHQSKYCNYLLKRFKMTKCKDVATPMATNCYLDLDEAGKNVDQRMFRGMIGSLLYLTASRPDIMHSVCLCARFQSAPKESHLIVVKRILKYLKGTKNHGLWYPNGSNLFLNGYSDFDFGGCKLDRKSTSGTCHLLGSSLISWNSEKQACAALSTT